Proteins encoded in a region of the Vitis riparia cultivar Riparia Gloire de Montpellier isolate 1030 chromosome 7, EGFV_Vit.rip_1.0, whole genome shotgun sequence genome:
- the LOC117917622 gene encoding transcription factor bHLH69-like isoform X4 codes for MYVAEPYSIKARHFHFHFHFSLSHFLHALIKTLEPSSYIGAAFAMGNMEEQSGHENPLQLMSFSFGGSINDASYVPKDDPSHHFTRGSGKNENPPNALYLSQWIHGQPTSHNYVKFLEESSTFPHKAPAKDIVDAIPLPENLSVPVLNNHHEASTSAAGFLCSSQNEVTYLNPQNGGQVNKFTSTQYQICTQDCTSRTQELNEDNFNVSKHNSRVAIAPPCFQSKPRSSASRQRASATDRRRRLRISERLKALQVLLPHSEGGKASVLDDIIDYIKHLQLQIKDLSQSRLGGQSTSDPFIFLEGYGHYILHDQMLKEPLEEMMGKLLEVNPSEATQLLEGRGLYVMPMTLVEGLLQTM; via the exons ATGTACGTAGCAGAACCGTACAGTATAAAAGCACGccattttcatttccatttccatttctcCCTTTCTCACTTCCTTCATGCTCTCATCAAAACCCTAGAACCTTCCAG CTACATTGGAGCTGCTTTTGCCATGGGTAATATGGAAGAACAAAGTGGGCATGAGAATCCTCTGCAGTtgatgtcattttcttttggtgGGAGTATTAATGATGCATCGTATGTACCAAAAGATGATCCTAGCCATCACTTTACCAGGGGGTCTGGAAAGAATGAGAACCCTCCGAATGCTCTGTATTTGTCTCAGTGGATTCATGGCCAGCCAACATCTCACAATTATGTCAAATTTCTAGAAGAAAGTTCAACATTTCCCCATAAGGCTCCTGCAAAAGATATAGTGGACGCCATCCCTTTACCG GAAAATTTGTCTGTCCCTGTACTCAATAACCACCATGAAGCTTCAACAAGTGCAGCAGGATTTTTATGCTCTAGTCAAAATGAG GTAACATACCTGAACCCACAGAATGGAGGACAAGTGAACAAATTCACCAGTACACAATACCAGATATGCACTCAG GATTGTACATCAAGGACACAAGAACTAAATGAAGATAATTTTAATGTTTCTAAACACAATTCAAGAGTAGCAATTGCTCCACCTTGTTTCCAATCGAAACCACGCAGCAGTGCATCACGACAGAGGGCATCTGCAACTGACCGT CGTCGCAGACTAAGAATCTCTGAAAGACTCAAAGCATTGCAAGTACTGCTCCCACATTCTGAG GGTGGTAAAGCATCCGTTCTTGATGATATCATTGACTATATCAAGCATTTGCAGTTACAAATCAAG GATTTAAGTCAAAGCCGATTGGGTGGTCAATCAACTTCtgatccttttatttttcttgag GGATATGGACACTACATTCTACACGATCAGATGCTGAAAGAACCACTTGAAGAGATGATGGGAAAGTTACTGGAGGTGAATCCATCAGAAGCTACACAATTATTAGAGGGTAGAGGCCTTTATGTGATGCCCATGACTTTGGTCGAAGGTTTACTCCAGACAATGTAG
- the LOC117917622 gene encoding transcription factor bHLH69-like isoform X2 gives MYVAEPYSIKARHFHFHFHFSLSHFLHALIKTLEPSSYIGAAFAMGNMEEQSGHENPLQLMSFSFGGSINDASYVPKDDPSHHFTRGSGKNENPPNALYLSQWIHGQPTSHNYVKFLEESSTFPHKAPAKDIVDAIPLPLADPSLIMDAWKENLSVPVLNNHHEASTSAAGFLCSSQNEVTYLNPQNGGQVNKFTSTQYQICTQDCTSRTQELNEDNFNVSKHNSRVAIAPPCFQSKPRSSASRQRASATDRRRRLRISERLKALQVLLPHSEGGKASVLDDIIDYIKHLQLQIKDLSQSRLGGQSTSDPFIFLEGYGHYILHDQMLKEPLEEMMGKLLEVNPSEATQLLEGRGLYVMPMTLVEGLLQTM, from the exons ATGTACGTAGCAGAACCGTACAGTATAAAAGCACGccattttcatttccatttccatttctcCCTTTCTCACTTCCTTCATGCTCTCATCAAAACCCTAGAACCTTCCAG CTACATTGGAGCTGCTTTTGCCATGGGTAATATGGAAGAACAAAGTGGGCATGAGAATCCTCTGCAGTtgatgtcattttcttttggtgGGAGTATTAATGATGCATCGTATGTACCAAAAGATGATCCTAGCCATCACTTTACCAGGGGGTCTGGAAAGAATGAGAACCCTCCGAATGCTCTGTATTTGTCTCAGTGGATTCATGGCCAGCCAACATCTCACAATTATGTCAAATTTCTAGAAGAAAGTTCAACATTTCCCCATAAGGCTCCTGCAAAAGATATAGTGGACGCCATCCCTTTACCG CTTGCTGATCCTTCCCTTATCATGGATGCTTGGAAGGAAAATTTGTCTGTCCCTGTACTCAATAACCACCATGAAGCTTCAACAAGTGCAGCAGGATTTTTATGCTCTAGTCAAAATGAG GTAACATACCTGAACCCACAGAATGGAGGACAAGTGAACAAATTCACCAGTACACAATACCAGATATGCACTCAG GATTGTACATCAAGGACACAAGAACTAAATGAAGATAATTTTAATGTTTCTAAACACAATTCAAGAGTAGCAATTGCTCCACCTTGTTTCCAATCGAAACCACGCAGCAGTGCATCACGACAGAGGGCATCTGCAACTGACCGT CGTCGCAGACTAAGAATCTCTGAAAGACTCAAAGCATTGCAAGTACTGCTCCCACATTCTGAG GGTGGTAAAGCATCCGTTCTTGATGATATCATTGACTATATCAAGCATTTGCAGTTACAAATCAAG GATTTAAGTCAAAGCCGATTGGGTGGTCAATCAACTTCtgatccttttatttttcttgag GGATATGGACACTACATTCTACACGATCAGATGCTGAAAGAACCACTTGAAGAGATGATGGGAAAGTTACTGGAGGTGAATCCATCAGAAGCTACACAATTATTAGAGGGTAGAGGCCTTTATGTGATGCCCATGACTTTGGTCGAAGGTTTACTCCAGACAATGTAG
- the LOC117917622 gene encoding transcription factor bHLH69-like isoform X1, which yields MYVAEPYSIKARHFHFHFHFSLSHFLHALIKTLEPSSYIGAAFAMGNMEEQSGHENPLQLMSFSFGGSINDASYVPKDDPSHHFTRGSGKNENPPNALYLSQWIHGQPTSHNYVKFLEESSTFPHKAPAKDIVDAIPLPVGSLHAVNGVSEIPSEVLYNSLANACGFKLADPSLIMDAWKENLSVPVLNNHHEASTSAAGFLCSSQNEVTYLNPQNGGQVNKFTSTQYQICTQDCTSRTQELNEDNFNVSKHNSRVAIAPPCFQSKPRSSASRQRASATDRRRRLRISERLKALQVLLPHSEGGKASVLDDIIDYIKHLQLQIKDLSQSRLGGQSTSDPFIFLEGYGHYILHDQMLKEPLEEMMGKLLEVNPSEATQLLEGRGLYVMPMTLVEGLLQTM from the exons ATGTACGTAGCAGAACCGTACAGTATAAAAGCACGccattttcatttccatttccatttctcCCTTTCTCACTTCCTTCATGCTCTCATCAAAACCCTAGAACCTTCCAG CTACATTGGAGCTGCTTTTGCCATGGGTAATATGGAAGAACAAAGTGGGCATGAGAATCCTCTGCAGTtgatgtcattttcttttggtgGGAGTATTAATGATGCATCGTATGTACCAAAAGATGATCCTAGCCATCACTTTACCAGGGGGTCTGGAAAGAATGAGAACCCTCCGAATGCTCTGTATTTGTCTCAGTGGATTCATGGCCAGCCAACATCTCACAATTATGTCAAATTTCTAGAAGAAAGTTCAACATTTCCCCATAAGGCTCCTGCAAAAGATATAGTGGACGCCATCCCTTTACCGGTTGGTAGCTTGCATGCTGTAAATGGGGTCTCTGAGATTCCAAGTGAGGTTTTATATAACAGTTTGGCAAATGCATGTGGTTTTAAGCTTGCTGATCCTTCCCTTATCATGGATGCTTGGAAGGAAAATTTGTCTGTCCCTGTACTCAATAACCACCATGAAGCTTCAACAAGTGCAGCAGGATTTTTATGCTCTAGTCAAAATGAG GTAACATACCTGAACCCACAGAATGGAGGACAAGTGAACAAATTCACCAGTACACAATACCAGATATGCACTCAG GATTGTACATCAAGGACACAAGAACTAAATGAAGATAATTTTAATGTTTCTAAACACAATTCAAGAGTAGCAATTGCTCCACCTTGTTTCCAATCGAAACCACGCAGCAGTGCATCACGACAGAGGGCATCTGCAACTGACCGT CGTCGCAGACTAAGAATCTCTGAAAGACTCAAAGCATTGCAAGTACTGCTCCCACATTCTGAG GGTGGTAAAGCATCCGTTCTTGATGATATCATTGACTATATCAAGCATTTGCAGTTACAAATCAAG GATTTAAGTCAAAGCCGATTGGGTGGTCAATCAACTTCtgatccttttatttttcttgag GGATATGGACACTACATTCTACACGATCAGATGCTGAAAGAACCACTTGAAGAGATGATGGGAAAGTTACTGGAGGTGAATCCATCAGAAGCTACACAATTATTAGAGGGTAGAGGCCTTTATGTGATGCCCATGACTTTGGTCGAAGGTTTACTCCAGACAATGTAG
- the LOC117917622 gene encoding transcription factor bHLH69-like isoform X3: protein MGDSCYIGAAFAMGNMEEQSGHENPLQLMSFSFGGSINDASYVPKDDPSHHFTRGSGKNENPPNALYLSQWIHGQPTSHNYVKFLEESSTFPHKAPAKDIVDAIPLPVGSLHAVNGVSEIPSEVLYNSLANACGFKLADPSLIMDAWKENLSVPVLNNHHEASTSAAGFLCSSQNEVTYLNPQNGGQVNKFTSTQYQICTQDCTSRTQELNEDNFNVSKHNSRVAIAPPCFQSKPRSSASRQRASATDRRRRLRISERLKALQVLLPHSEGGKASVLDDIIDYIKHLQLQIKDLSQSRLGGQSTSDPFIFLEGYGHYILHDQMLKEPLEEMMGKLLEVNPSEATQLLEGRGLYVMPMTLVEGLLQTM from the exons ATGGGTGATTCATG CTACATTGGAGCTGCTTTTGCCATGGGTAATATGGAAGAACAAAGTGGGCATGAGAATCCTCTGCAGTtgatgtcattttcttttggtgGGAGTATTAATGATGCATCGTATGTACCAAAAGATGATCCTAGCCATCACTTTACCAGGGGGTCTGGAAAGAATGAGAACCCTCCGAATGCTCTGTATTTGTCTCAGTGGATTCATGGCCAGCCAACATCTCACAATTATGTCAAATTTCTAGAAGAAAGTTCAACATTTCCCCATAAGGCTCCTGCAAAAGATATAGTGGACGCCATCCCTTTACCGGTTGGTAGCTTGCATGCTGTAAATGGGGTCTCTGAGATTCCAAGTGAGGTTTTATATAACAGTTTGGCAAATGCATGTGGTTTTAAGCTTGCTGATCCTTCCCTTATCATGGATGCTTGGAAGGAAAATTTGTCTGTCCCTGTACTCAATAACCACCATGAAGCTTCAACAAGTGCAGCAGGATTTTTATGCTCTAGTCAAAATGAG GTAACATACCTGAACCCACAGAATGGAGGACAAGTGAACAAATTCACCAGTACACAATACCAGATATGCACTCAG GATTGTACATCAAGGACACAAGAACTAAATGAAGATAATTTTAATGTTTCTAAACACAATTCAAGAGTAGCAATTGCTCCACCTTGTTTCCAATCGAAACCACGCAGCAGTGCATCACGACAGAGGGCATCTGCAACTGACCGT CGTCGCAGACTAAGAATCTCTGAAAGACTCAAAGCATTGCAAGTACTGCTCCCACATTCTGAG GGTGGTAAAGCATCCGTTCTTGATGATATCATTGACTATATCAAGCATTTGCAGTTACAAATCAAG GATTTAAGTCAAAGCCGATTGGGTGGTCAATCAACTTCtgatccttttatttttcttgag GGATATGGACACTACATTCTACACGATCAGATGCTGAAAGAACCACTTGAAGAGATGATGGGAAAGTTACTGGAGGTGAATCCATCAGAAGCTACACAATTATTAGAGGGTAGAGGCCTTTATGTGATGCCCATGACTTTGGTCGAAGGTTTACTCCAGACAATGTAG
- the LOC117917622 gene encoding transcription factor bHLH66-like isoform X5 yields MYVAEPYSIKARHFHFHFHFSLSHFLHALIKTLEPSSYIGAAFAMGNMEEQSGHENPLQLMSFSFGGSINDASYVPKDDPSHHFTRGSGKNENPPNALYLSQWIHGQPTSHNYVKFLEESSTFPHKAPAKDIVDAIPLPVGSLHAVNGVSEIPSEVLYNSLANACGFKLADPSLIMDAWKENLSVPVLNNHHEASTSAAGFLCSSQNEVTYLNPQNGGQVNKFTSTQYQICTQDCTSRTQELNEDNFNVSKHNSRVAIAPPCFQSKPRSSASRQRASATDRRRRLRISERLKALQVLLPHSEGGKASVLDDIIDYIKHLQLQIKDLSQSRLGGQSTSDPFIFLEVLTIQPYLNRS; encoded by the exons ATGTACGTAGCAGAACCGTACAGTATAAAAGCACGccattttcatttccatttccatttctcCCTTTCTCACTTCCTTCATGCTCTCATCAAAACCCTAGAACCTTCCAG CTACATTGGAGCTGCTTTTGCCATGGGTAATATGGAAGAACAAAGTGGGCATGAGAATCCTCTGCAGTtgatgtcattttcttttggtgGGAGTATTAATGATGCATCGTATGTACCAAAAGATGATCCTAGCCATCACTTTACCAGGGGGTCTGGAAAGAATGAGAACCCTCCGAATGCTCTGTATTTGTCTCAGTGGATTCATGGCCAGCCAACATCTCACAATTATGTCAAATTTCTAGAAGAAAGTTCAACATTTCCCCATAAGGCTCCTGCAAAAGATATAGTGGACGCCATCCCTTTACCGGTTGGTAGCTTGCATGCTGTAAATGGGGTCTCTGAGATTCCAAGTGAGGTTTTATATAACAGTTTGGCAAATGCATGTGGTTTTAAGCTTGCTGATCCTTCCCTTATCATGGATGCTTGGAAGGAAAATTTGTCTGTCCCTGTACTCAATAACCACCATGAAGCTTCAACAAGTGCAGCAGGATTTTTATGCTCTAGTCAAAATGAG GTAACATACCTGAACCCACAGAATGGAGGACAAGTGAACAAATTCACCAGTACACAATACCAGATATGCACTCAG GATTGTACATCAAGGACACAAGAACTAAATGAAGATAATTTTAATGTTTCTAAACACAATTCAAGAGTAGCAATTGCTCCACCTTGTTTCCAATCGAAACCACGCAGCAGTGCATCACGACAGAGGGCATCTGCAACTGACCGT CGTCGCAGACTAAGAATCTCTGAAAGACTCAAAGCATTGCAAGTACTGCTCCCACATTCTGAG GGTGGTAAAGCATCCGTTCTTGATGATATCATTGACTATATCAAGCATTTGCAGTTACAAATCAAG GATTTAAGTCAAAGCCGATTGGGTGGTCAATCAACTTCtgatccttttatttttcttgaggTGCTTACTATTCAACCATATCTAAATAGAAGTTGA
- the LOC117917622 gene encoding uncharacterized protein LOC117917622 isoform X6, whose product MYVAEPYSIKARHFHFHFHFSLSHFLHALIKTLEPSSYIGAAFAMGNMEEQSGHENPLQLMSFSFGGSINDASYVPKDDPSHHFTRGSGKNENPPNALYLSQWIHGQPTSHNYVKFLEESSTFPHKAPAKDIVDAIPLPVGSLHAVNGVSEIPSEVLYNSLANACGFKLADPSLIMDAWKENLSVPVLNNHHEASTSAAGFLCSSQNEVTYLNPQNGGQVNKFTSTQYQICTQDCTSRTQELNEDNFNVSKHNSRVAIAPPCFQSKPRSSASRQRASATDRFPNFLFFNAASQTKNL is encoded by the exons ATGTACGTAGCAGAACCGTACAGTATAAAAGCACGccattttcatttccatttccatttctcCCTTTCTCACTTCCTTCATGCTCTCATCAAAACCCTAGAACCTTCCAG CTACATTGGAGCTGCTTTTGCCATGGGTAATATGGAAGAACAAAGTGGGCATGAGAATCCTCTGCAGTtgatgtcattttcttttggtgGGAGTATTAATGATGCATCGTATGTACCAAAAGATGATCCTAGCCATCACTTTACCAGGGGGTCTGGAAAGAATGAGAACCCTCCGAATGCTCTGTATTTGTCTCAGTGGATTCATGGCCAGCCAACATCTCACAATTATGTCAAATTTCTAGAAGAAAGTTCAACATTTCCCCATAAGGCTCCTGCAAAAGATATAGTGGACGCCATCCCTTTACCGGTTGGTAGCTTGCATGCTGTAAATGGGGTCTCTGAGATTCCAAGTGAGGTTTTATATAACAGTTTGGCAAATGCATGTGGTTTTAAGCTTGCTGATCCTTCCCTTATCATGGATGCTTGGAAGGAAAATTTGTCTGTCCCTGTACTCAATAACCACCATGAAGCTTCAACAAGTGCAGCAGGATTTTTATGCTCTAGTCAAAATGAG GTAACATACCTGAACCCACAGAATGGAGGACAAGTGAACAAATTCACCAGTACACAATACCAGATATGCACTCAG GATTGTACATCAAGGACACAAGAACTAAATGAAGATAATTTTAATGTTTCTAAACACAATTCAAGAGTAGCAATTGCTCCACCTTGTTTCCAATCGAAACCACGCAGCAGTGCATCACGACAGAGGGCATCTGCAACTGACCGT TTCCCCAACTTTCTGTTTTTCAATGCAGCGTCGCAGACTAAGAATCTCTGA
- the LOC117918875 gene encoding uncharacterized protein LOC117918875 isoform X2: MATRPTGEVLQRAQDILLSSPLQDPSKGENEKSCGLSIEKKIEFLENLAGKVSNRRSRRWLNDRLLMELVPRLNGDEIRGLFAPPPWGDDVPLSPFCMTNVGEWDKFRNIDMDKQDGMIKALKGPSSKRKGHVDADKIAVLNAWHRVNCRTREALRRSFLSEVIEGYEECLRAFIKDSGDGDVLVLHVQDPFRRLLLHGVCEFYNLVSVTVTQSEDAESFKTTNIKKKKTGSVELPNITLSHFLKMSKEGFW; encoded by the exons ATGGCCACGCGGCCCACCGGCGAGGTTCTTCAGAGAGCACAAGACATTCTTCTCTCATCTCCTCTACAAGACCCTTCCAAAG gagagaatgagaaatcTTGTGGGTTGTCGATTGAGAAAAAGATTGAGTTCCTTGAGAACTTGGCTGGAAAG GTTAGCAACCGACGGTCTCGCAGATGGCTGAATGATCGTCTGTTGATGGAACTTGTTCCTCGCTTGAATGGGGATGAAATTAGGGGCTTGTTTGCTCCACCTCCTTGGG GTGATGATGTGCCGCTGTCACCATTTTGCATGACAAATGTGGGAGAGTGGGACAAGTTTAGGAATATAGACATGGATAAACAG GATGGAATGATTAAAGCCCTAAAAGGCCCTTCATCGAAGAGGAAAGGCCATGTTGATGCTGATAAGATTGCAGTACTGAATGCATGGCATAGAGTAAATTGCCGAACGAGGGAGGCATTACGCCGTAGCTTTCTTTCAGAAGTTATTGAGGGCTATGAG GAATGTTTACGAGCCTTCATCAAAGACAGTGGAGATGGAGATGTTCTTGTGCTACATGTTCAAGATCCCTTCCGCAGGTTATTGCTGCACGGGGTCTGTGAG TTCTATAACTTGGTCTCAGTGACAGTGACACAGTCCGAGGACGCAGAGTCATTCAAGACGACAaacataaagaagaagaaaacggGTTCTGTTGAGCTCCCAAATATTACCCTATCCCATTTTCTGAAAATGTCAAAGGAAGGGTTTTGGTAA
- the LOC117918875 gene encoding uncharacterized protein LOC117918875 isoform X3 → MATRPTGEVLQRAQDILLSSPLQDPSKAGENEKSCGLSIEKKIEFLENLAGKVSNRRSRRWLNDRLLMELVPRLNGDEIRGLFAPPPWGDDVPLSPFCMTNVGEWDKFRNIDMDKQDGMIKALKGPSSKRKGHVDADKIAVLNAWHRVNCRTREALRRSFLSEVIEGYEECLRAFIKDSGDGDVLVLHVQDPFRRLLLHGVCE, encoded by the exons ATGGCCACGCGGCCCACCGGCGAGGTTCTTCAGAGAGCACAAGACATTCTTCTCTCATCTCCTCTACAAGACCCTTCCAAAG CaggagagaatgagaaatcTTGTGGGTTGTCGATTGAGAAAAAGATTGAGTTCCTTGAGAACTTGGCTGGAAAG GTTAGCAACCGACGGTCTCGCAGATGGCTGAATGATCGTCTGTTGATGGAACTTGTTCCTCGCTTGAATGGGGATGAAATTAGGGGCTTGTTTGCTCCACCTCCTTGGG GTGATGATGTGCCGCTGTCACCATTTTGCATGACAAATGTGGGAGAGTGGGACAAGTTTAGGAATATAGACATGGATAAACAG GATGGAATGATTAAAGCCCTAAAAGGCCCTTCATCGAAGAGGAAAGGCCATGTTGATGCTGATAAGATTGCAGTACTGAATGCATGGCATAGAGTAAATTGCCGAACGAGGGAGGCATTACGCCGTAGCTTTCTTTCAGAAGTTATTGAGGGCTATGAG GAATGTTTACGAGCCTTCATCAAAGACAGTGGAGATGGAGATGTTCTTGTGCTACATGTTCAAGATCCCTTCCGCAGGTTATTGCTGCACGGGGTCTGTGAG TGA
- the LOC117918875 gene encoding uncharacterized protein LOC117918875 isoform X1 — MATRPTGEVLQRAQDILLSSPLQDPSKAGENEKSCGLSIEKKIEFLENLAGKVSNRRSRRWLNDRLLMELVPRLNGDEIRGLFAPPPWGDDVPLSPFCMTNVGEWDKFRNIDMDKQDGMIKALKGPSSKRKGHVDADKIAVLNAWHRVNCRTREALRRSFLSEVIEGYEECLRAFIKDSGDGDVLVLHVQDPFRRLLLHGVCEFYNLVSVTVTQSEDAESFKTTNIKKKKTGSVELPNITLSHFLKMSKEGFW, encoded by the exons ATGGCCACGCGGCCCACCGGCGAGGTTCTTCAGAGAGCACAAGACATTCTTCTCTCATCTCCTCTACAAGACCCTTCCAAAG CaggagagaatgagaaatcTTGTGGGTTGTCGATTGAGAAAAAGATTGAGTTCCTTGAGAACTTGGCTGGAAAG GTTAGCAACCGACGGTCTCGCAGATGGCTGAATGATCGTCTGTTGATGGAACTTGTTCCTCGCTTGAATGGGGATGAAATTAGGGGCTTGTTTGCTCCACCTCCTTGGG GTGATGATGTGCCGCTGTCACCATTTTGCATGACAAATGTGGGAGAGTGGGACAAGTTTAGGAATATAGACATGGATAAACAG GATGGAATGATTAAAGCCCTAAAAGGCCCTTCATCGAAGAGGAAAGGCCATGTTGATGCTGATAAGATTGCAGTACTGAATGCATGGCATAGAGTAAATTGCCGAACGAGGGAGGCATTACGCCGTAGCTTTCTTTCAGAAGTTATTGAGGGCTATGAG GAATGTTTACGAGCCTTCATCAAAGACAGTGGAGATGGAGATGTTCTTGTGCTACATGTTCAAGATCCCTTCCGCAGGTTATTGCTGCACGGGGTCTGTGAG TTCTATAACTTGGTCTCAGTGACAGTGACACAGTCCGAGGACGCAGAGTCATTCAAGACGACAaacataaagaagaagaaaacggGTTCTGTTGAGCTCCCAAATATTACCCTATCCCATTTTCTGAAAATGTCAAAGGAAGGGTTTTGGTAA